The Anoxybacillus flavithermus genome has a segment encoding these proteins:
- a CDS encoding Stand-alone sensor domain-containing protein, which translates to MTYMLKQHIGKTIGLFVSQLVLLPEIMAMNGTIDLTQLHGTELYVVIGFYVFQTIIGIYFGNRYDRKACVKDLIYQLKSKDFAASTFEKIVALVDRDPDSRLTIYLLQTKKDSHPQQQTAFEQLLVETTRKSDIVAKWSNDQYLIIAVENNAKPSTLIERIKQNSPISFLVGYATYPIEGEQLQQLLQVAKERMYATRTTK; encoded by the coding sequence GTGACGTATATGCTTAAACAACATATCGGAAAAACAATCGGCTTATTCGTTAGCCAACTTGTATTGTTACCAGAAATAATGGCTATGAACGGTACAATTGATTTAACACAACTCCATGGAACAGAATTGTATGTTGTCATTGGTTTTTACGTGTTTCAGACGATTATCGGCATTTATTTTGGTAATCGATATGATCGAAAAGCTTGTGTAAAAGATCTAATATATCAGCTAAAAAGCAAAGACTTTGCTGCGAGTACATTCGAAAAAATCGTAGCGCTCGTTGATCGCGACCCAGATAGTCGTTTAACAATCTATTTGCTCCAAACGAAAAAAGACAGTCATCCCCAACAACAAACTGCCTTCGAACAGCTGTTAGTCGAGACAACGCGAAAAAGTGATATCGTAGCCAAATGGTCAAATGACCAGTATTTAATTATCGCTGTCGAAAACAACGCAAAACCTTCGACACTGATTGAGAGAATTAAACAAAATAGCCCGATATCTTTTCTCGTCGGCTATGCGACATATCCAATCGAAGGGGAACAATTACAACAGTTATTACAAGTGGCGAAAGAACGAATGTATGCTACACGTACGACAAAATAA
- a CDS encoding cytoplasmic protein, translating to MWHYAKPIVVVSECLGFSPCRYNGDQLNDEVVHKLAPFVQFIPICPEMRIGLGTPRETIRLVKEDEHVRLVQPSTEMDITEQMNEFSVSFLKQLLEVDGFILKSRSPSCGIKDVKIYSSKKKGPALGKGTGMFAEHVLRMFAHKAVEEEGRLTNFVIREHFLTKLFTLALFREVKQTNSHHRLVEFHAEHKYLFMAYHQQKLKQLGNIVANRVRLPIEEVFLRYEQTLYELFARRSRRNSNINVCQHMIGYFKHELSGEEKRYVHELLEKYRAGKLPLSSVTAVIRSWAIRYQNEYLLKQRYFQPYPEPLLDVTDSGKGRDY from the coding sequence GTGTGGCATTATGCAAAACCAATCGTTGTTGTAAGTGAATGTCTCGGTTTTTCCCCGTGTCGTTATAACGGTGATCAACTAAACGATGAAGTCGTACATAAGCTAGCGCCGTTCGTGCAATTTATCCCGATTTGCCCAGAAATGCGCATCGGTCTCGGTACACCGCGTGAGACGATTCGGCTGGTCAAAGAAGATGAACATGTTCGGCTTGTTCAGCCATCAACCGAAATGGACATCACCGAGCAAATGAATGAGTTTTCTGTTTCATTTTTAAAACAACTATTAGAGGTAGATGGCTTTATTTTAAAAAGTCGGTCACCTTCATGTGGGATAAAAGACGTCAAAATATACAGCAGTAAGAAAAAAGGACCTGCGCTAGGCAAGGGAACTGGTATGTTTGCAGAACATGTATTGCGAATGTTTGCACATAAAGCTGTGGAAGAAGAGGGACGATTAACGAATTTCGTTATTCGAGAGCATTTTTTGACGAAGTTATTTACACTTGCCTTATTTCGAGAGGTAAAACAGACAAATTCGCACCATCGACTTGTTGAATTTCATGCGGAGCATAAATATTTATTTATGGCTTATCATCAACAGAAATTGAAGCAATTAGGAAATATTGTTGCAAATCGTGTTCGTTTGCCGATTGAAGAAGTATTTTTGCGATATGAACAAACATTATATGAGTTGTTTGCACGACGATCCCGTCGAAATTCGAACATTAATGTTTGTCAACATATGATCGGTTATTTTAAACATGAGTTGAGTGGTGAGGAAAAACGGTATGTCCATGAGCTATTAGAAAAATATCGGGCAGGCAAGCTGCCGCTAAGCAGTGTAACAGCCGTCATTCGTTCATGGGCCATTCGCTATCAAAACGAATATTTGTTGAAACAACGATATTTTCAACCTTATCCAGAACCGTTACTTGACGTGACGGATTCAGGAAAAGGAAGAGATTATTAA